The segment CAATTTGTGCGAAATTATCTGTTGAAAACCGATTGGGACCGCAACAGCCAGCCGCCGACCCTGCCCGGAGAAGTGGTTGATCAGACTCGAAGCAAGTACCTGGAAATGCTGAGAATCCTGACTGGAAAAGTACAATAATGATTCCCGGCTTGAATTGGTTGGACATCGTTTTTATCATCCTCATCCTCGTTTCCACGGTAATGGGCATTGTGAAAGGCTTGGTGAGGGAGTTGCTGTCTTTGTTCTTTTTTGTTTTGGCCGTGGTGTTGTCATTCCTGTTTTTTCGCGACCTGGGGTTTTACCTCTCCGCAACCATTCGCAACAGTGAAATCGCCAACCTGGTAGCGTTCGGCACGATTTTCGTCGGTGTACTTTTGCTGGGAGCTCTGGTCACCTGGGTGGCACGAAAAGTTTTTTCAGTCGACCCCCTACGCGCCATCGACCGCATTCTGGGGGGTGCATTCGGAACGGTCCGGGGGATACTGATTTCAGGGATCATTGTGTTCCTCTTGGTGGTATTTCCCGTAAATGAACGCATTACGCGCGAGTCCAGGCTTTCTCCTTTGCTCTTGCGGACCGTAAACCTAGCTCTTCAGGCCATCCCCGGGAAATATCGCCAGCAAGTTCAAAACTTTTTCAGGAAAGAGAATGGACAAGAAAACCCAGGAATTGGCTGATCAGTTCAGCAACCTGACCATCAAGCGCCAGATGAAAATCCTGGCACTGAAATCCGCAAATTCTCGCCTGTATTTTAGAGAAATCATGCAGGAATTTGAGAAAACGTTACTGACTGCCATTCTTGAAAAGAACGGTTACAACGTGTGCCGGGTTTCTTCCGTGGTGAAACTGCATCGAAATACCATCAAAAAAAAGCTGCAAAAATTGAATATCAAAGAAAAACGCAAAAAAATAGAGAAAACTCAAGAAACAAAAAGAAAATGACTAAGAATATTTCGCTTACTACTTAAAGTTGCGATTAATTACGTTTGACATCAGCGCTATCTTTATATTATAATACCACTCTAAAGAAAACCTGACATTTCTGTTTAAAGGAGGAGAAAATGGCAAAGAAAATCACCTTGGGTGAGGAGGCACGCCAAGCCGTACTGCGAGGCGTCAATCAATTGTCGGATACGGTAAAAGCCACAATGGGCCCCCGTGGCCGCAATGTGGTACTGGAAAAAAAGTTTGGTTCTCCGACCGTCACCAAAGACGGCGTTACCGTGGCCAAAGAGATCGAACTCGAAGATCCCCTGGAGAACTTGGGCGCACAGATGATCAAGGAAGTGGCTTCCAAGACGTCCGACATAGCCGGTGACGGAACCACCACTGCCACCGTATTGGGACAGCGGATCTACCAGGAAGGTTTGAAAATGGTGGCCGCCGGTGCCAATCCAACGCTGATCAAGAAAGGCATCGATTTGGCTGTCAATGAATTGGTACAAAACCTGGAGGATTTGAGCAAAAATGTTTCCGGCCAGATGATTGCGCAGGTGGGGACCATCTCCGCCAATAACGACGTCTCGATCGGCAGCATCATCGCCGAGGCCATGGATAAGGTGGGCAAAGACGGCGTGATTACGGTTGAAGAGGGCAAGTCCCTGGAAACCACCCTGGAATTTGTCGAAGGTATGCAATTTGATCGCGGCTTCCTCAGCGCCTATTTCGTGACCGACGCGGAGCGCATGGAAGTGGCTATGGAGAATCCCTTTATCCTTCTGCACGAAAAAAAGATCTCCAACCTGCGTGAGATGCTGCCTTTGCTTGAGCAGATCGCCAAGTCGGGCCGTCCGCTGGTGATTATCGCCGAGGACGTTGAGGGCGAAGCGCTTGCCACCCTGGTTTTCAACAAGGTACGCGGCATGCTCAATGTGGTTGCCGTAAAGGCTCCGGGATTCGGTGACCGGCGCAAGGCCATGTTGGAAGATATCGCCATCCTTAGCGGCGGTAAAGTGATTTCCGAGGAATTGGGGATGAAACTGGAAAACGTCAGCCTCGATTACTTGGGTTCCGCCAAAAAGGTCACCGTGGACAAGGACAACACCACTATCGTAGAGGGCGGAGGTACGGATGCGGACATCAAGGGCCGGATCCAGCAGATCAAGCGCCAGATTGAAGACACCACTTCAGACTATGATCGTGAAAAGCTGCAGGAGCGCCTGGCCAAGCTCTCAGGCGGTGTGGGTGTCATTCGCGTTGGTGCGGCAACCGAAACCGAATTAAAGGAAAAGAAGGCCCGGGTGGAAGATGCCATGCATGCCACCAAGGCGGCCGTGGAAGAGGGGATTGTCCCCGGTGGCGGCGTTGCGCTCTTAAAGAGTGGTGAAAGCTTAAAGAAAATG is part of the Candidatus Aminicenantes bacterium genome and harbors:
- the groL gene encoding chaperonin GroEL, which translates into the protein MAKKITLGEEARQAVLRGVNQLSDTVKATMGPRGRNVVLEKKFGSPTVTKDGVTVAKEIELEDPLENLGAQMIKEVASKTSDIAGDGTTTATVLGQRIYQEGLKMVAAGANPTLIKKGIDLAVNELVQNLEDLSKNVSGQMIAQVGTISANNDVSIGSIIAEAMDKVGKDGVITVEEGKSLETTLEFVEGMQFDRGFLSAYFVTDAERMEVAMENPFILLHEKKISNLREMLPLLEQIAKSGRPLVIIAEDVEGEALATLVFNKVRGMLNVVAVKAPGFGDRRKAMLEDIAILSGGKVISEELGMKLENVSLDYLGSAKKVTVDKDNTTIVEGGGTDADIKGRIQQIKRQIEDTTSDYDREKLQERLAKLSGGVGVIRVGAATETELKEKKARVEDAMHATKAAVEEGIVPGGGVALLKSGESLKKMKLEGDMQFGVNILLKAIEEPLRQITANAGYEASTIIEKIRRSRNVNFGFDALTEKYTDMLEAGIIDPTKVVRTALQNAASVGGLLLTTEGLITEIPEEDKTPPMPAGGGMGGMY
- a CDS encoding CvpA family protein gives rise to the protein MIPGLNWLDIVFIILILVSTVMGIVKGLVRELLSLFFFVLAVVLSFLFFRDLGFYLSATIRNSEIANLVAFGTIFVGVLLLGALVTWVARKVFSVDPLRAIDRILGGAFGTVRGILISGIIVFLLVVFPVNERITRESRLSPLLLRTVNLALQAIPGKYRQQVQNFFRKENGQENPGIG